GGAATAAATATGGACATAAAATTGTAGATGCAGGATTGCAGGGTTTCACAATTAACGTGGTAAGAGATTGAGGAAGGAATGCTAGATCTTTAACAGTATTCGATACTCCTTCATCAATGATAATTAACGATCGGagattaattttatatttttttattgcagCAACTAGGTCTGACTGATATGAGGCTTCCAGATATTCTAAATATGGACTGGCAGACAGCAAGTCTTTAAGAAATTGCTGTTCTTTATGGTGAAAGGGAAACTTTTGATTTCGGATAAACGTCAAAGATTTAAGAGCCAGCGGTACAGATTCTGCATTAAAGAGTTTATCCCAATCCATAGAATCAAATATCAAATCGGGAATTAAGTCAACAAGCTCAACCTGCTTGAGTTTCTTACAGCAAGATAAAATCTTAGAAGCTATGGAAAATGTTATAGGAGTAGCACAATAAAAGTAGTGAAGTTCAGAAAATGGCGTCCAAATTGTATACAATTTATCCGTTGACTGAGTGTGGAGAGGTGAAATGGTTTTGTAGACTTTAAGTGATTTGACTGAACGAAGTAAGGCTTTGGTAGGTGTTAATATACCAAGCTTCTCTAAGCCAATTACTTCCTGTATATTGTCTTTTGAATAAACAGAGTATCGAGCAACAGCCATAACGTTTCGATCTCTAGAGTTTACACTTCGAGGAGAGGCGCATGAAAAGTCTAAGCAACAAAATAAGCTAGGTTCTTTCTTAATACAGTCTCTCCAGTGTTTGCAGACTTGCATACACTGAAcaatacttttgaaatttagTTGCTGTAGAATACATAATAGGACTTCTCGGGGAAGAATGCGAAACAAATCTAGTACCGGCCTGGTCCGAAGAATTCTTTCATTCAATCTTTGgcttactttttttaataccGGTCTCAAGGGATCCATTTTATGCACCATTCGCAGGCCTTGCGTATACAATTGATCTGCTTTCTTATCAAAGCCGTCAAGCTGTAAAAGTTTTCCCAAGCGTAGGTAACCTCTAGCATTTCTTGCATTCAAATGAATCATCCGTTTAGCATCAAGTTCTGCTTGTGAGTATTGACCTGACTTTTCGTAAACTTGAGCCCTTAGTTCAAACAAGTCAATCGTAGGATTGGGCTCCTGTTCGATGGTTTTAGTAATGAATGTCAATGCATCTTCAAACTTCCTTTTAGAGAGATATTGCTGGGTCTTCTCCTTTATTGCTTTTACTTGATAGTTATTCATGAATCCAAATCTTAATTTCTATACCCAacgatttattttttctatacATAAACATAAACCTCCCATATAGCTTCCAATGAACCGTATTTTAAGAACCTCGATATCCTTTTTGAGGTATATATTATGCTTTCGTAGTCGCAAGCTTTATGGAGTAAGTTAGAATTGTTAAAGGATAGTTAAAGCTAGCGCCTtcaaatttcatttaaacaGAAATTGAATGTGCAAAAATACTAATAATAAGCATGTAACCAaaagtttggaaaaaaaagtatctACTTATTTGTTATGCTTTTCATATGTTAAAACACGTAAACAATCTCAAGCAAAATTAGCATACGGTAATcgatcaaaaaatatttgggTTTAACTATTGAGtacaaaacaataaagtgattaaaagataaagcAAGGATAGCTTCTTATATGGTGTTTACTATTTTGCACTGAAGCCTATACCATATACGACTCATCGAAAATTAAAGTAATCGCACTCAACAGCATACTTCTTTACATTAGCTATGAAATTTAATGGAAATCGAGAACAAATCGAAATTATGCAGTTTtcgcttttttttcagaacCCAGTAGGAACAAATGATTCATTAGCGCCAAATATGGCCAACATCATTATATTATAAAGAGAGTATTTAGGCAGctgataaaaatatttcagtTGTCAGGTTACTCATTTAAactaattttgttttttggCAGAAGGAACGACAGGTTTAGCGGGTTTTTGGAGAAGCCAAATTCcacaaaataataaaaaggcACCCAATACAGAGAAACAAGAGGCATAGTAAGGATAGGCGTGAGGGAGGAATCGAGGGAACTCATTATGAAAGAATTGACGAAGTGTAAAGGTAGATTTCTCTTCAATAGGAGTAAGGCCAGGACGCTTGTATTCGATTTTAAATGTAAAGTCGCCGTAGTGGTCAGGCGCAACTAACACAGCTTCATAATGTTGAGATGTTTGACTATCCGATGGAACTGGAACGAGATTGACACGATAGTAAGGGTCCAACATGATAAGTTCCAATTGAACATCATCTGCAACGTATGGAGTTTGCTGACCGTCTTCTAAAAGAGATATGTCGATTGAGAAAATCTAAACGTTAGTACTCTTGAAAGAGATAA
Above is a genomic segment from Schizosaccharomyces pombe strain 972h- genome assembly, chromosome: III containing:
- the pof3 gene encoding F-box protein Pof3 is translated as MNNYQVKAIKEKTQQYLSKRKFEDALTFITKTIEQEPNPTIDLFELRAQVYEKSGQYSQAELDAKRMIHLNARNARGYLRLGKLLQLDGFDKKADQLYTQGLRMVHKMDPLRPVLKKVSQRLNERILRTRPVLDLFRILPREVLLCILQQLNFKSIVQCMQVCKHWRDCIKKEPSLFCCLDFSCASPRSVNSRDRNVMAVARYSVYSKDNIQEVIGLEKLGILTPTKALLRSVKSLKVYKTISPLHTQSTDKLYTIWTPFSELHYFYCATPITFSIASKILSCCKKLKQVELVDLIPDLIFDSMDWDKLFNAESVPLALKSLTFIRNQKFPFHHKEQQFLKDLLSASPYLEYLEASYQSDLVAAIKKYKINLRSLIIIDEGVSNTVKDLAFLPQSLTTLIVKPCNPASTILCPYLFPTNVRMESLINLELFLYLRLSQNDIDNVVKFLTSCYKLKKLVLHDSLALAPHFFEIFASLPELEHLEIPDNVALQNKHAIHITDCCPNLKYVNFSNSISLDGSGFIAVLRGLKELKRIDIINCDSVSRDAIDWARSKGMQVTVASSLPNSQPLGTKKIRLI